In Methanosarcina barkeri MS, a single window of DNA contains:
- a CDS encoding DUF3786 domain-containing protein: protein MSSGYEQIYESLIPKLSKCDFLEVAERLGLSLQPDGALSVNFLGREYEISSRGISPTDGKPVNVNNLSVLAYYSLSKGVGEPAFSYVPSNLAGTGITFSTNTKWMTDPLGKTFSGDYATFSETMCKLGGVFNGKLKSGGYSWLLKALPKILLQIVYYDGDDEFPCEVQVLFDKNASRFLEFECLAFLEGCLVRAMIMTTKTGDTTGWV, encoded by the coding sequence ATGAGTAGTGGTTATGAACAAATTTATGAAAGCCTCATACCCAAATTGAGCAAATGCGATTTTTTAGAAGTTGCCGAACGGCTTGGCCTGTCTCTCCAGCCGGACGGTGCTCTATCTGTCAATTTTCTTGGCCGCGAGTATGAGATAAGTTCTCGCGGTATTAGCCCGACTGACGGCAAGCCGGTTAATGTCAACAACCTCAGTGTTCTGGCTTACTATTCATTGTCCAAAGGCGTGGGTGAACCTGCATTTTCATATGTGCCTTCTAATCTTGCCGGCACAGGAATAACATTCAGCACAAATACAAAATGGATGACTGATCCGCTTGGTAAAACATTCAGTGGAGATTATGCAACATTCAGTGAAACTATGTGCAAATTAGGTGGGGTTTTTAATGGCAAGCTGAAATCGGGCGGCTATTCGTGGCTTCTGAAAGCATTGCCTAAAATCCTTCTCCAAATCGTTTATTATGATGGAGATGATGAATTTCCTTGTGAAGTTCAGGTTCTGTTTGATAAAAATGCTTCACGCTTTCTGGAATTTGAATGTCTGGCTTTTTTAGAGGGATGCCTTGTAAGAGCGATGATTATGACAACCAAAACAGGAGATACAACCGGATGGGTGTAA
- a CDS encoding TetR/AcrR family transcriptional regulator, with protein MNETNQQILYYARNFLQCRGYNGFSYKDISQKLGIKNAAIHNYYPKKEDLVAALLEDSRKNLAANIAQIVDSGGSARDQLQYYFDYALKEFDEGKRICPPGSVILDFEELPEKVKKQNLLLMDDILTWISRVLKVGLEQGEFNFSGSTEARAELVAEALMGARQFSSIRGRKTLVRSISLIKSDLGWKD; from the coding sequence ATGAACGAGACTAATCAGCAAATACTATATTACGCAAGGAATTTTTTGCAATGTCGGGGCTATAATGGATTTAGTTACAAAGATATTTCTCAGAAATTGGGAATAAAAAATGCAGCAATTCATAATTATTACCCCAAAAAAGAGGATCTAGTTGCAGCTTTGCTCGAAGACAGCAGAAAGAATTTAGCTGCAAATATTGCTCAAATAGTGGACTCCGGAGGCTCAGCCCGTGATCAGCTTCAATACTACTTTGATTACGCATTAAAAGAGTTTGATGAAGGCAAAAGAATCTGCCCTCCAGGCTCGGTAATTCTCGATTTTGAGGAACTTCCGGAGAAAGTTAAAAAACAAAACCTTTTGTTGATGGATGACATCCTGACCTGGATTTCCAGAGTTCTTAAAGTGGGTCTGGAACAGGGGGAGTTTAATTTCTCTGGTTCTACAGAAGCACGTGCAGAATTAGTAGCTGAAGCCTTGATGGGTGCCAGACAATTCTCCAGTATAAGAGGAAGAAAAACGCTTGTTAGATCTATTTCTCTAATTAAGTCCGACCTTGGGTGGAAGGACTGA
- a CDS encoding IS701 family transposase — MDINPPKCTDIDYINFLIAASNVFSCTEAARCYPDIANAPSHDAFTRCLQRQPPDTEALWEEVKSYVKLKGGYLIVDDSTLDKPYAEEIAFVRRMWSGKHHRTVKGIGLVTLVWTDGTTVIPIDFRIYNIDVDDKTKNDHFRDMLDKAEERGFNPKFVLFDTWYASVKNLKAIRQKEWHFLTRLKNNRLVNPDNKGNVPLETVDIPPKGRVVHLKAYGFVKVFRIVSKNGDTQHWVTDVQEMDEAKREDLAKKSWKIEEYHRGIKQFCGVEKCQARKEESQRAHIMFSLRAFLRLELQRIKSGISWFESAMKIRRVAVTEYLRNPQYTLN, encoded by the coding sequence ATGGACATAAATCCACCTAAGTGTACCGACATTGACTACATTAATTTTCTCATTGCGGCTTCTAACGTTTTTAGCTGTACTGAAGCTGCTAGATGTTATCCAGACATAGCTAATGCTCCTTCTCATGATGCTTTTACTCGTTGCCTTCAAAGGCAACCTCCAGACACGGAAGCACTATGGGAGGAAGTAAAAAGTTATGTCAAGCTTAAGGGAGGATACCTAATTGTTGATGATTCAACATTAGATAAACCATACGCAGAAGAAATTGCTTTTGTTCGTCGTATGTGGAGTGGAAAACATCATCGTACTGTAAAGGGAATAGGCCTGGTTACCTTAGTTTGGACTGACGGTACAACCGTTATACCTATCGATTTTCGAATTTATAACATCGATGTAGACGACAAAACAAAGAATGACCATTTCCGTGATATGCTTGACAAGGCCGAAGAACGTGGTTTTAATCCCAAATTCGTTTTATTTGATACATGGTATGCAAGTGTGAAAAACCTTAAAGCCATTAGACAGAAAGAGTGGCATTTCCTTACAAGATTGAAAAATAATCGTTTGGTAAATCCTGACAACAAGGGAAATGTGCCACTTGAAACAGTAGATATTCCTCCAAAAGGACGTGTGGTTCACCTCAAAGCATATGGATTTGTAAAGGTGTTTAGGATAGTTTCAAAAAATGGAGACACGCAACACTGGGTTACAGATGTGCAAGAGATGGATGAAGCAAAACGTGAAGATTTGGCAAAGAAGTCATGGAAAATTGAGGAATATCATAGGGGAATAAAACAGTTCTGTGGTGTCGAAAAATGTCAGGCAAGAAAGGAAGAATCACAAAGAGCACATATAATGTTCTCATTAAGAGCTTTTCTTAGACTGGAATTACAAAGAATCAAAAGTGGAATATCCTGGTTTGAAAGTGCTATGAAAATTAGAAGAGTGGCAGTGACAGAATACTTAAGGAATCCCCAATACACGTTAAATTAA